The following coding sequences lie in one Mucilaginibacter sp. KACC 22773 genomic window:
- a CDS encoding ATP-binding protein, translating to MSKGVSFFNFSIFRILSKEQPFLDQARIRLLYFGFPLVFIALGAVFMSVYFQGQTMLAYTAGVLMVCVAGLFKFLTYRPQWRLISHLLLSAGTIVNLSIVYITLQTVNIVTVQVIILVIVFSYYMLGQTGGLIYSLLNAMPVLVFMIIEFTKGYVIGIKPDRIDQSTIIITLFANFILLIFIHSHFYTAFLKNIKQLKESGEDLVALNAQLEKAISKAEKSTQAKSEFLSTMSHEIRTPLNAVIGMSNLLIMGNPRADQKENLEILKFSANNLLAVVNDVLDFNKIESGKLVFENIRFNLVELMNNICGAQMIKAEEKGLLFKLDVDSSLCNKIIFGDPTRITQIIYNLVSNAIKFTAKGNVWVRVTCFEDRHNTVTVKFAIRDTGIGIEEHNLTSIFEPFTQESLTTTRQYGGTGLGLAIVKRLLDLQGLHMDISSIPGSGSEFSFNMEFPVSTEMAVEKAITPLVQPREKADVISGIRVLIAEDNMVNVMLMKKLLSKWNITPTVAENGLRAVELMQYGNFDIILMDLQMPVMNGLDATMEIRKMADPKKSHIPIIALTASALLDIKEKIFEAGMNDYVSKPFKPDELLEKMHLLVRAA from the coding sequence ATGAGTAAAGGAGTAAGCTTTTTCAATTTTTCAATTTTCAGGATTTTATCAAAGGAGCAGCCTTTTCTTGACCAGGCTCGTATCCGGTTGCTTTATTTTGGTTTCCCCTTAGTGTTCATTGCCTTAGGGGCCGTTTTCATGAGTGTTTATTTCCAGGGTCAAACTATGCTGGCCTATACAGCCGGTGTATTAATGGTTTGTGTAGCCGGGCTGTTTAAATTTTTAACATACCGGCCTCAATGGCGTTTAATTTCTCATTTACTGCTTAGCGCGGGTACTATTGTTAACCTTAGCATAGTTTATATTACTTTACAAACTGTAAATATAGTTACTGTACAGGTAATTATATTAGTTATTGTATTTAGCTATTACATGCTTGGGCAAACCGGCGGGCTTATTTATTCGTTGTTGAATGCGATGCCTGTATTGGTTTTCATGATTATTGAATTCACAAAGGGGTACGTTATTGGTATTAAGCCAGACAGGATAGATCAATCTACTATTATTATTACCCTTTTTGCCAATTTTATCCTGTTGATATTTATTCACAGCCATTTTTATACCGCCTTTTTAAAGAATATAAAACAGCTGAAAGAAAGCGGTGAAGATTTGGTTGCACTAAACGCCCAGCTTGAAAAAGCAATAAGCAAAGCCGAAAAATCAACCCAGGCCAAGTCGGAGTTTTTATCTACAATGTCGCATGAAATCCGCACGCCGTTAAACGCGGTAATAGGCATGAGCAACCTGCTAATAATGGGCAACCCGAGGGCCGATCAGAAAGAAAATCTTGAGATCCTGAAGTTTTCGGCCAATAACCTTTTGGCCGTTGTAAACGATGTACTTGATTTTAACAAAATTGAATCGGGCAAGTTAGTTTTTGAAAATATCCGTTTTAACCTGGTTGAGCTAATGAACAATATTTGCGGCGCGCAAATGATTAAGGCCGAAGAAAAAGGATTGTTGTTTAAGCTTGACGTGGATAGCTCCCTTTGCAACAAGATAATTTTTGGCGATCCTACCCGTATTACGCAAATTATTTATAACCTGGTAAGCAATGCCATAAAATTTACTGCAAAAGGCAACGTATGGGTTAGGGTTACCTGTTTTGAGGATAGGCACAATACGGTTACGGTTAAATTTGCGATAAGAGATACAGGTATTGGCATCGAAGAACATAACCTCACCAGTATTTTTGAGCCCTTTACCCAGGAATCATTAACCACAACCCGCCAGTACGGCGGCACTGGATTAGGTTTGGCTATTGTGAAACGTTTGCTGGATTTACAGGGCCTGCATATGGATATATCAAGCATACCAGGTTCAGGTTCGGAGTTTTCATTTAATATGGAGTTCCCGGTATCAACAGAAATGGCAGTTGAAAAAGCCATAACTCCTTTGGTGCAGCCGCGTGAAAAAGCCGATGTTATATCGGGTATCCGTGTGCTTATTGCCGAAGATAACATGGTAAATGTTATGTTGATGAAAAAACTATTATCTAAATGGAACATAACACCAACCGTTGCCGAAAACGGCCTGCGCGCGGTTGAATTGATGCAATATGGCAACTTTGATATTATACTGATGGACCTGCAGATGCCGGTAATGAATGGTCTTGATGCCACCATGGAGATCAGAAAAATGGCCGATCCTAAAAAATCGCACATTCCTATTATTGCCCTTACGGCTTCGGCACTGCTGGATATTAAAGAGAAAATTTTTGAGGCCGGTATGAACGATTATGTTTCGAAACCATTTAAGCCCGACGAACTGCTGGAGAAAATGCACCTCCTGGTACGCGCTGCTTAA
- a CDS encoding type I restriction enzyme HsdR N-terminal domain-containing protein has product MNLPPLNLPPYPFKISDDNGQLSLFDEIRKKNIILTPEEWVRQHFVQYLIRQKGYPRSLIRLEGGLKLNGLQKRTDIVVFDSSGQRILIVECKAPSVSIDQKTFDQVARYNMVHKVSLLAVSNGLQHFYCTINHEKRKYQFIEELPAYSKPV; this is encoded by the coding sequence TTGAATTTACCACCTCTCAATCTTCCTCCCTATCCTTTTAAAATAAGCGACGATAACGGGCAGTTGAGCTTGTTTGATGAAATCCGTAAAAAAAACATAATACTTACACCCGAGGAGTGGGTGCGGCAGCATTTTGTACAATACCTCATCAGGCAAAAAGGCTATCCGCGTTCGCTCATCCGGCTCGAGGGTGGCCTTAAGCTTAACGGGCTGCAAAAACGCACCGATATAGTAGTATTTGACAGCAGTGGGCAAAGAATTTTGATTGTAGAATGCAAAGCGCCATCCGTTAGTATCGATCAAAAGACTTTCGATCAGGTAGCCCGTTATAATATGGTGCACAAAGTATCACTATTAGCGGTAAGCAACGGCCTGCAGCATTTTTATTGTACCATTAATCACGAAAAAAGAAAATATCAGTTTATTGAAGAGTTGCCTGCTTACAGCAAACCTGTTTAA
- a CDS encoding response regulator, with protein MSKKILILDDSEDILEVMKDVLEMEGYEIEILNYTADICKSVITFNADLVILDYILFGINGGELCHMLKTNPLTAHIPVVMVSAYPRVLESLGSYGSDAFVAKPFSLADIVSTVKACLLKAGDIEHSLN; from the coding sequence ATGTCTAAAAAAATCTTGATACTCGATGATAGCGAAGATATCCTTGAGGTGATGAAAGACGTGCTCGAGATGGAGGGTTACGAGATTGAAATTTTAAATTATACGGCAGATATATGCAAATCGGTCATAACTTTTAATGCCGACCTGGTGATATTAGACTATATCCTTTTTGGCATAAACGGTGGCGAACTTTGCCATATGCTAAAAACCAACCCGCTCACGGCCCATATACCAGTAGTTATGGTTTCGGCTTACCCCCGGGTGCTGGAGTCATTGGGCAGCTATGGCTCTGATGCCTTTGTAGCCAAGCCCTTTAGCCTTGCCGACATTGTTAGTACGGTAAAAGCATGCCTGCTGAAGGCCGGAGATATTGAGCATAGCCTTAACTAA
- the holA gene encoding DNA polymerase III subunit delta: MTAADIVKDIKNRKYKPLYLLHGEEPYFIDVVSNYIEHHLLPEAEKGFNQTVVYGKDTEMMAVLNAAKRYPMMADYQVVMVKEAQDMKWGKDDDNKKGIDPLLSYLEKPLPSTILVFCYKYGKFDKRKKTYKAIEKNGLIFESAPLYDSKIPAWIEGFISDKGYKINQQASAMLSEYLGNDLSKIANELEKLMLNIAAGQEITLKLVQDNIGISKEYNVFELQTALGKKDVLKVNQIINYFEANPKANPIVLVLGNLNNFFSKVLAYHYVKDKSPQNVAREIGVNPYFVKDYELAGRSYNYYKTMQIISYLREYDLKSKGVESNAPHGELMKELMFKILH; the protein is encoded by the coding sequence ATGACCGCAGCAGATATAGTAAAGGATATAAAGAACCGTAAATACAAGCCCCTGTACCTGTTGCACGGCGAAGAGCCTTATTTTATTGATGTAGTGAGCAACTACATTGAACATCACCTGCTGCCAGAGGCCGAGAAGGGCTTTAACCAAACCGTAGTATATGGCAAAGATACCGAGATGATGGCCGTTCTTAACGCGGCCAAACGCTACCCCATGATGGCCGATTACCAGGTAGTAATGGTGAAAGAAGCCCAGGATATGAAATGGGGCAAGGATGATGACAACAAAAAAGGCATCGACCCTTTATTGAGCTACCTGGAAAAACCCCTGCCAAGTACCATACTGGTGTTTTGTTACAAATATGGCAAGTTTGATAAACGCAAAAAAACATACAAAGCAATTGAAAAAAACGGGCTCATTTTTGAGTCGGCTCCTTTGTATGATAGTAAGATACCTGCCTGGATAGAGGGCTTTATTAGCGATAAAGGTTATAAAATAAACCAACAGGCATCGGCCATGTTATCTGAATACCTGGGCAACGATTTATCTAAAATAGCCAACGAGCTGGAGAAACTGATGCTTAACATAGCTGCCGGGCAAGAGATTACCCTAAAACTGGTGCAGGACAACATTGGCATCAGTAAAGAGTATAATGTATTTGAGCTGCAAACCGCCCTTGGTAAAAAGGATGTTTTAAAGGTTAACCAGATTATTAATTATTTTGAGGCAAACCCTAAGGCAAACCCCATTGTGCTTGTATTGGGTAACCTGAATAATTTTTTCAGCAAGGTGCTGGCCTATCATTATGTAAAAGATAAATCGCCTCAAAACGTTGCCCGCGAAATTGGCGTAAACCCGTATTTTGTAAAAGATTATGAGCTGGCCGGCCGTAGCTACAACTATTACAAAACCATGCAAATCATCAGCTATTTGCGTGAGTACGACCTGAAAAGCAAAGGTGTTGAATCAAACGCACCCCACGGTGAGTTAATGAAAGAACTAATGTTTAAAATACTGCATTAA
- a CDS encoding acyltransferase family protein — protein sequence MTAKAKTVTGDTAPDSINSAPTRLFSLDALRGFDMFWIMGGEEIFHTMAKATGSPFWGSIANQFTHPDWNGFHLYDLIFPLFLFMAGVSTPFSVGRELEKGKSRQQLVLRVMKRALILVLLGLVVNNGLNIMPIKDIRFASVLGRIGIAYMFANIIYLYSSERMQMVWFWVFIIGYWLLLKFTSAPGYPHGDLTMQGNFASYMDRGILPGKLYLGIHDPEGLFSTIPAISTGLLGIITGTILKKTGLAQMKKVAILAIAGVAFLIIAQVWNLDFPINKNLWTSSFVMQVGGLSLLLMAFFYYIIDVLGYQKWSFYFRVIGMNSILIYVSGHFIKWSYTNNGFFGWIGQLIGDPFNAVAMAITFVMVKWLFLYYLYQKKTFLRV from the coding sequence ATGACTGCCAAAGCAAAAACCGTTACAGGCGATACCGCGCCTGATAGTATCAACTCTGCTCCTACACGGCTTTTTTCATTAGATGCCTTGCGCGGGTTTGATATGTTTTGGATAATGGGTGGCGAAGAGATATTTCATACCATGGCTAAGGCCACCGGATCGCCTTTTTGGGGTTCCATCGCCAACCAGTTTACCCATCCCGACTGGAACGGTTTTCATTTATACGATCTGATCTTCCCGCTGTTCCTGTTCATGGCAGGTGTATCAACTCCATTTTCGGTTGGCCGCGAGCTGGAGAAAGGTAAAAGCAGGCAGCAACTGGTATTGCGTGTGATGAAAAGGGCACTGATATTAGTATTGCTGGGCTTGGTGGTAAACAACGGCCTAAATATTATGCCCATTAAAGATATCCGGTTTGCAAGCGTGCTGGGCCGCATAGGCATAGCCTACATGTTTGCCAATATTATTTACCTGTATAGCAGCGAGCGCATGCAAATGGTTTGGTTTTGGGTATTCATTATAGGCTATTGGCTGCTGTTAAAATTCACATCGGCCCCGGGCTATCCGCATGGCGATTTAACCATGCAGGGTAATTTTGCATCCTACATGGATAGGGGTATCCTGCCGGGAAAACTATATTTGGGCATTCATGATCCCGAAGGATTATTTTCAACCATCCCGGCCATTAGTACCGGGCTACTGGGCATCATTACCGGCACCATCCTGAAAAAAACGGGACTGGCGCAAATGAAAAAAGTAGCCATCCTTGCCATAGCCGGTGTTGCTTTCCTGATTATAGCCCAGGTTTGGAACCTCGATTTCCCTATCAACAAAAACCTGTGGACCAGTTCGTTTGTAATGCAGGTGGGCGGTTTAAGCTTATTGCTGATGGCTTTCTTTTACTATATTATTGATGTGCTGGGCTACCAAAAATGGTCGTTTTATTTTAGGGTGATAGGCATGAACTCCATCCTGATCTATGTATCTGGCCACTTTATTAAATGGAGTTATACCAATAACGGCTTCTTCGGCTGGATAGGTCAGCTCATAGGCGATCCGTTTAACGCTGTGGCCATGGCCATTACCTTTGTGATGGTAAAATGGCTGTTTTTATATTATTTATATCAGAAGAAGACGTTTTTAAGGGTGTAA
- a CDS encoding M13 family metallopeptidase produces the protein MKLRFWCFIFLIVLWQSVNAQVTGKVNPPKHKRSPPAPVKFIDPANMDTSVKAGDDFFEYANGAWIKNNPIPAKENRWGSFAIVRQENAKKLIELLKEVSRQSVTAPKGSLIQRVGDLYASSMDTVTIEKLGYSPIKPDLERIDKVDNLDDLINELAFERVNGIFAQLFGLEVNQDDKNASKYIVRLGQGGTALPDRDYYLKNDQRSKDVRDALKTLAITVFTLSGCDAGEAVKNATIVYNLETALAKAQLSRVAMRDPHVIYNKFLVADFNKVTPHLNWTKLLPMLKASGQDSILVGQPTFFKVADSLLAAVPVENWKVFFKWNILKGASLSLSSPFVRAYFAYNSALTGEKRHVPRNEQSSHTVDGALGELLGQLYVEKYFSPAARQYMLELVNNMKMALSDRIKRLDWMSTETKEHALKKLNAFTVKIGYPDKWETYAGVIINRNDYLGNMRSIYKWRYNFMVGHLGKPVDKARWGLTPSAVNAYYTETNNEIVFPAGILQFPFFDLNADDAINYGGIGALIGHEMTHGFDDKGRQYDADGNLRDWWTKSDADKFKVRANQLVMQYNNLTVLDSLHINGKLTLGENIADLGGLSIAYEAFLKTKQGQSGNTIDGFTPNQRFFLSWAQIWRSSQRPEAAAQRILTDPHSPDPHRANATLTNISAWYKAFNVKPGNKMYKKPADRTEIW, from the coding sequence ATGAAATTAAGGTTCTGGTGTTTCATATTCCTGATAGTCTTATGGCAATCTGTAAACGCCCAGGTAACCGGGAAAGTAAACCCACCAAAACACAAGCGCAGCCCCCCCGCTCCTGTAAAGTTTATCGACCCTGCCAATATGGATACGTCCGTTAAAGCCGGAGATGATTTTTTTGAATACGCCAACGGCGCCTGGATTAAAAATAACCCGATACCTGCCAAAGAAAACCGTTGGGGCAGCTTTGCTATTGTGCGCCAGGAAAATGCCAAAAAGCTTATAGAATTATTGAAAGAAGTAAGCAGGCAATCGGTAACTGCACCTAAAGGCAGCCTTATACAGCGCGTTGGCGACCTTTACGCCAGCAGCATGGATACCGTCACTATTGAAAAGTTGGGCTATTCGCCCATTAAGCCCGACCTGGAACGCATTGACAAAGTCGACAACCTTGACGACCTTATCAATGAGCTTGCTTTTGAACGTGTTAACGGCATATTCGCACAGCTGTTTGGGTTGGAGGTTAATCAAGATGATAAAAATGCATCAAAATATATTGTTCGCCTTGGCCAGGGAGGTACTGCATTACCCGATAGGGATTATTATTTAAAAAACGATCAGCGATCAAAGGATGTCCGGGACGCTTTAAAAACTTTAGCGATAACTGTGTTTACGTTAAGCGGCTGTGATGCCGGTGAAGCTGTTAAAAATGCGACAATAGTTTATAACCTTGAAACGGCTTTGGCAAAAGCGCAGCTTAGCCGTGTGGCTATGCGCGACCCGCATGTTATTTACAATAAATTCCTGGTGGCAGATTTTAATAAAGTTACCCCGCATTTAAACTGGACCAAATTATTGCCAATGCTTAAAGCATCCGGGCAGGACAGTATCCTGGTTGGGCAGCCCACATTTTTCAAAGTGGCCGATTCGTTATTGGCGGCTGTGCCGGTTGAAAACTGGAAGGTGTTTTTTAAATGGAATATTTTAAAAGGGGCCTCATTAAGCCTAAGCTCGCCTTTTGTACGGGCATACTTTGCTTATAACAGCGCGCTGACCGGCGAAAAAAGACATGTGCCGCGGAACGAGCAATCGAGCCATACAGTTGATGGAGCCCTTGGCGAATTGTTAGGACAACTGTATGTAGAGAAATATTTTAGCCCGGCCGCCAGGCAATACATGCTGGAACTGGTAAACAACATGAAAATGGCCCTGAGCGACCGCATTAAGCGCCTGGATTGGATGAGCACCGAAACAAAGGAACACGCGCTTAAAAAATTGAATGCATTTACCGTAAAAATAGGGTACCCCGATAAATGGGAAACTTACGCCGGTGTAATAATAAACCGTAATGACTACCTGGGCAATATGCGGAGCATATACAAATGGCGGTACAATTTTATGGTCGGCCACCTTGGTAAACCCGTTGATAAAGCCCGTTGGGGATTAACGCCATCAGCCGTGAACGCTTACTATACCGAGACCAATAATGAAATTGTTTTCCCGGCAGGGATCCTGCAATTCCCCTTTTTTGATTTAAATGCCGATGATGCTATAAATTATGGTGGTATAGGCGCATTAATAGGCCACGAAATGACCCATGGGTTCGACGATAAAGGCCGCCAATATGACGCCGATGGTAACCTGCGCGATTGGTGGACAAAAAGCGACGCTGATAAATTTAAAGTACGTGCCAATCAATTGGTAATGCAATATAACAACCTCACCGTGCTGGATAGTCTGCATATAAACGGGAAACTAACCCTTGGCGAAAATATTGCCGATTTGGGCGGCTTAAGCATTGCCTACGAAGCCTTTCTGAAAACAAAGCAAGGTCAATCAGGCAATACGATAGACGGTTTTACGCCCAATCAGCGCTTCTTCCTGTCATGGGCGCAAATATGGCGCAGCTCGCAACGCCCTGAGGCGGCAGCCCAACGTATTCTTACCGATCCGCACTCGCCCGATCCGCACCGTGCCAATGCTACTTTAACCAACATTAGCGCCTGGTACAAAGCATTTAACGTTAAGCCTGGCAATAAAATGTACAAAAAACCAGCAGACAGGACAGAGATCTGGTAG
- a CDS encoding valine--tRNA ligase, whose product MSIAKTYLPKETEDKWYSYWLQHDFFKSVPDEREPYTIVIPPPNVTGVLHMGHMLNNTIQDVLVRRARMKGKNACWVPGTDHASIATEAKVVAMLKERGISKKDLTRPEFLTYAWEWKEKYGGIILDQLKKLGASCDWGRTKFTMDPEMSEAVIDTFIHLYKKGLIYRGVRMVNWDPQGKTAVSDEEVIRKEVNQKLYYIKYEVVSSESSMVGSELPMAVNDGTTHHSPLTTHYLTIATTRPETIMADAAICINPNDERYIHLHGKTVYIPLIKREIPVILDEYVTMDFGTGCLKVTPAHDLNDYELGQKHNLPVIDILNDDGTLNEKAQILVGEDRFMARKKIAGLLEEAGALAKVEDYKSQIGFSERTDAVIEPKLSMQWFCKMSEMAKPALDYVLNGEIKLIPEKFINTYRHWMENVRDWNISRQLWWGQQIPAWYLPNGEFVIAKNIDEALAEAKLKTQNSLLTTDDLRQDPDVVDTWFSSWLWPISVFDGFKDPNNADINYYYPTNDLVTAPEILFFWVARMIMAGHEFRGELPFRNVYLTGIVRDKLGRKMSKSLGNSPDPLDLIEQYGADGVRVGMLLCSPAGNDLMFDVSYCEQGRNFANKIWNAFKLLKGWEVDDSLENPNKIAIEWFGSRFNQALGEIEDDFGQYRLSEALMATYKLVWDDFCAWYLEMIKPAYQQPIDKVTYAATVQYFENILKVLHPFMPFLTEELWHDEIFGERTEKDCCIVAQLPNIGEINTQLLEEVEIVKIVLTQIRNIRNKNEISPKEALSLSYKSNSGINYLQYAAIIAKLGNICEFASVADKVSGAVNFIASTDEFFIPLSQKLDPVVECARLVKEKDYLLGFLKAVNAKLGNERFMANAKPEIIEIEQRKKADAEAKLSIIEQNMVDLAC is encoded by the coding sequence ATGAGTATTGCTAAAACATATTTGCCTAAAGAAACCGAAGATAAATGGTACAGTTATTGGTTACAGCACGATTTTTTTAAATCGGTGCCTGATGAGCGCGAACCTTATACTATAGTGATTCCGCCGCCAAACGTTACCGGGGTTTTGCATATGGGGCATATGCTAAACAATACCATTCAGGATGTATTGGTACGCCGCGCCCGCATGAAAGGCAAAAATGCCTGCTGGGTACCCGGAACAGATCATGCCAGTATTGCTACCGAAGCCAAAGTGGTGGCCATGCTTAAAGAGCGAGGCATCAGCAAAAAAGACCTTACCCGCCCCGAATTTTTAACTTACGCCTGGGAGTGGAAAGAAAAATACGGTGGTATCATTCTCGATCAGCTTAAAAAATTAGGCGCATCATGCGATTGGGGCCGTACCAAATTTACCATGGATCCCGAAATGTCTGAAGCGGTGATTGATACCTTTATTCACCTGTACAAAAAAGGCCTGATATACCGCGGTGTGCGCATGGTAAACTGGGACCCGCAGGGAAAAACGGCGGTATCTGACGAGGAAGTTATCCGTAAAGAAGTAAATCAGAAGCTTTATTATATTAAGTACGAAGTAGTGAGTAGTGAGTCGTCAATGGTAGGTAGTGAATTGCCGATGGCTGTTAACGATGGCACCACTCACCACTCACCACTCACCACTCACTACTTAACCATTGCCACAACCCGCCCGGAAACCATTATGGCCGATGCTGCTATCTGTATCAACCCTAATGATGAGCGGTACATCCACCTTCACGGAAAAACTGTTTATATCCCTTTAATTAAACGCGAGATCCCGGTTATACTGGACGAATACGTTACGATGGATTTTGGTACGGGTTGTTTAAAGGTAACCCCGGCGCATGATTTGAATGACTATGAGCTTGGCCAAAAACACAACCTGCCCGTTATTGATATTTTAAATGACGATGGTACGCTGAACGAAAAGGCGCAGATACTGGTAGGTGAAGACCGTTTTATGGCCCGTAAAAAAATAGCCGGTTTACTGGAGGAAGCTGGTGCTTTGGCCAAAGTGGAGGATTATAAATCACAAATCGGGTTCAGCGAACGTACCGATGCTGTTATCGAGCCAAAATTATCGATGCAATGGTTTTGCAAAATGAGCGAGATGGCCAAACCTGCATTGGATTATGTACTAAACGGCGAGATAAAACTGATCCCGGAAAAGTTTATAAACACCTATCGTCACTGGATGGAGAACGTAAGGGACTGGAACATCAGCCGCCAGTTGTGGTGGGGACAACAAATCCCGGCATGGTACCTTCCAAACGGCGAATTTGTTATTGCCAAAAACATTGACGAAGCATTAGCCGAAGCAAAACTCAAAACTCAAAACTCACTACTCACTACTGACGACCTACGCCAGGACCCCGATGTGGTTGATACCTGGTTTTCATCGTGGTTGTGGCCTATATCGGTATTCGATGGTTTTAAAGACCCTAATAATGCCGATATTAACTATTATTATCCAACTAACGACCTGGTAACCGCCCCCGAGATCCTGTTTTTCTGGGTAGCCAGGATGATTATGGCTGGCCATGAGTTTAGGGGAGAGTTACCTTTTAGAAACGTTTACCTTACTGGAATTGTAAGGGATAAGCTGGGTCGTAAAATGTCGAAATCATTGGGTAACTCGCCCGATCCGCTTGATCTTATCGAGCAATACGGCGCCGATGGCGTACGTGTAGGTATGCTGCTTTGCTCGCCTGCCGGTAACGATTTAATGTTTGATGTAAGCTATTGCGAACAGGGCCGTAATTTTGCTAATAAAATTTGGAATGCCTTTAAATTACTAAAAGGTTGGGAGGTTGATGATAGCCTTGAAAACCCCAATAAAATTGCAATTGAATGGTTTGGCAGCAGGTTTAACCAGGCCCTGGGCGAGATTGAAGATGACTTTGGCCAATACCGTTTATCAGAAGCGTTAATGGCTACCTATAAGCTGGTTTGGGATGATTTCTGTGCCTGGTACCTGGAGATGATTAAGCCCGCTTACCAGCAACCAATTGATAAAGTTACTTATGCAGCTACCGTTCAGTACTTTGAGAATATATTGAAAGTGCTTCACCCCTTTATGCCGTTCCTTACCGAGGAATTATGGCATGATGAAATATTTGGCGAACGCACCGAAAAAGACTGCTGTATTGTTGCCCAATTGCCAAACATTGGGGAAATAAATACACAACTACTTGAAGAAGTGGAGATAGTAAAAATTGTTCTTACGCAAATCAGGAATATTCGTAATAAAAATGAAATTTCGCCTAAAGAGGCGCTGAGCCTTTCATATAAATCAAACTCGGGCATAAATTACCTGCAGTACGCGGCCATTATAGCCAAACTGGGTAATATATGCGAGTTTGCATCTGTTGCCGATAAAGTTTCAGGAGCGGTTAATTTTATTGCTTCAACCGATGAGTTTTTTATTCCGTTAAGCCAGAAGCTTGACCCTGTTGTTGAGTGCGCGAGGCTTGTAAAAGAGAAGGACTACCTTTTAGGTTTCCTTAAAGCGGTTAACGCGAAGCTTGGCAACGAGCGTTTTATGGCCAATGCCAAACCCGAAATTATTGAAATTGAGCAACGCAAAAAGGCCGATGCCGAAGCCAAATTGAGCATCATTGAACAAAACATGGTTGATTTGGCTTGCTAA
- a CDS encoding pseudouridine synthase yields the protein MLEIVYRDEYLIAVNKPHGLLVHRSPIAAEATEFALQILRDQIGQKVNPVHRIDRKTGGILLFALDKQVEVAMQQAFMDNKVQKKYLAIVRGHTVDTEDIDYPLRKENGTLQDAFTTYTTLKRAELDVPFGAHPTSRYSLIEAVPTTGRMHQLRKHFAHIFHPIIGDRTHGCNKQNKFFTDTWDMNTMLLHASHLQFNHPVTGQQITINAGFQPEFARVMEIMGW from the coding sequence ATGTTAGAGATCGTATATCGGGATGAATACCTTATTGCTGTTAATAAGCCGCATGGATTGCTGGTACACCGGTCGCCCATTGCGGCAGAGGCCACGGAGTTTGCGTTGCAGATATTGCGCGATCAGATAGGGCAGAAGGTTAACCCGGTACACCGGATAGACAGGAAAACAGGCGGTATTTTACTTTTTGCGCTGGATAAGCAGGTAGAGGTGGCCATGCAGCAAGCTTTTATGGATAACAAGGTGCAAAAAAAATACCTGGCCATTGTGCGCGGGCATACCGTTGATACCGAGGATATTGATTATCCGTTACGCAAAGAGAACGGAACATTGCAGGATGCATTTACAACATACACCACGCTTAAACGTGCCGAACTTGATGTGCCTTTTGGCGCACACCCCACATCAAGGTACTCGCTGATTGAGGCTGTACCAACCACGGGGCGCATGCACCAGTTGCGTAAACATTTTGCCCACATTTTTCACCCCATTATCGGCGATCGTACGCATGGCTGTAACAAGCAGAATAAGTTTTTTACCGATACCTGGGATATGAACACCATGCTGCTTCACGCATCGCACCTGCAATTTAACCACCCGGTAACCGGGCAGCAAATCACTATAAATGCCGGTTTTCAGCCCGAATTTGCAAGGGTGATGGAAATAATGGGCTGGTAA